A single genomic interval of Nocardioides nitrophenolicus harbors:
- a CDS encoding winged helix-turn-helix transcriptional regulator has product MTESTDTIFDQFPGGIFPAACSSRVLLDHVMSKWGVLVLVSLTDGPQRWSDLRRRAQGISEKMLAQTLKTLEGDGLVHREQQPVMPPRVDYSLTPLGEELAEVMVPLLRWVGRNADGIIGT; this is encoded by the coding sequence GTGACGGAAAGTACCGACACCATCTTCGATCAGTTCCCGGGCGGGATCTTCCCCGCCGCGTGCTCGAGCCGGGTGCTGCTCGACCACGTGATGAGCAAGTGGGGTGTCCTGGTCCTGGTCTCGCTCACCGACGGGCCGCAGCGGTGGAGCGACCTGCGCCGCCGGGCGCAGGGGATCAGCGAGAAGATGCTGGCCCAGACCCTCAAGACCCTCGAGGGCGACGGGCTGGTCCATCGCGAGCAGCAGCCCGTCATGCCGCCGCGGGTCGACTACAGCCTGACCCCGCTGGGCGAGGAGCTGGCCGAGGTGATGGTGCCGCTGCTGCGCTGGGTCGGGCGCAACGCCGACGGGATCATCGGGACCTAG
- a CDS encoding cobalt-precorrin-4/precorrin-4 C(11)-methyltransferase produces the protein MSVHFVGAGPGAADLITLRAAALLSTADVVLYPGTYLDAEVLSHCRAGARRVDTQELDLDRITATMVEAHAAGLDVVRLTSGDPSLYSALHEQTRRLDAAGVPWDVTPGVPAYAAAAATVGRELTVPLVAQSVVLTRTQARSTAMPETESLAAFAATGATLVLHLAITRTAALMAELTPFYGATCPVVVVSRASQPEELVLRGTVATVAGLVEEAGLRQAAVILVGPALATAVDPRAAESYLYSPVRLARKERLR, from the coding sequence GTGAGCGTCCACTTCGTCGGCGCCGGTCCCGGCGCGGCCGACCTGATCACGCTGCGCGCCGCGGCCCTGCTGAGCACGGCCGACGTGGTCCTCTACCCCGGCACCTATCTCGACGCCGAGGTGCTCTCCCACTGCCGCGCCGGCGCCCGCCGGGTCGACACCCAGGAGCTCGACCTCGACCGGATCACCGCGACCATGGTGGAGGCGCACGCCGCCGGGCTGGACGTCGTCCGGCTCACCTCCGGCGACCCGTCCCTCTACTCCGCCCTCCACGAGCAGACCCGGCGCCTCGACGCGGCCGGGGTGCCGTGGGACGTCACACCCGGCGTCCCGGCGTACGCCGCCGCGGCGGCCACCGTGGGCCGCGAGCTGACCGTGCCGCTGGTCGCGCAGTCGGTGGTGCTGACCCGCACCCAGGCCCGGTCGACCGCGATGCCGGAGACCGAGTCGCTCGCCGCCTTCGCGGCCACCGGCGCCACCCTGGTGCTGCACCTCGCGATCACCCGCACCGCCGCGCTGATGGCCGAGCTCACGCCGTTCTACGGCGCGACCTGCCCGGTGGTCGTCGTGTCTCGCGCCTCGCAGCCCGAGGAGCTGGTGCTGCGCGGCACCGTCGCCACCGTCGCCGGCCTCGTCGAGGAGGCCGGACTGCGCCAGGCCGCCGTGATCCTGGTCGGCCCGGCGCTCGCGACGGCGGTCGATCCCCGGGCCGCCGAGTCCTACCTCTACTCCCCCGTTCGCCTCGCCCGGAAGGAGCGCCTGCGATGA
- a CDS encoding CbtB-domain containing protein has protein sequence MSQSTATPIAAPAVQVPVVPLLQLGTWVVFFGLLAMLAIFFVSADQGAISLPAGNAVHEWVHDARHLLGYPCH, from the coding sequence ATGTCGCAGTCCACTGCCACCCCCATCGCCGCGCCGGCCGTCCAGGTCCCGGTCGTCCCGCTGCTGCAGCTCGGCACCTGGGTCGTCTTCTTCGGCCTGCTCGCCATGCTGGCGATCTTCTTCGTGAGCGCCGACCAGGGTGCGATCTCGCTCCCCGCCGGCAACGCCGTGCACGAGTGGGTGCACGACGCCCGCCACCTCCTCGGCTACCCCTGCCACTGA
- the cobJ gene encoding precorrin-3B C(17)-methyltransferase: MTRSTGRFHVVGIGPGDPELITLKAARLIGAAAVVAFHAGVRKESHARRIAADLIPAGVVEEELRYPVTTGATDHPGGYVGALAAFYDECEARLAAHLDAGRDVVLLAEGDPLFYGSSMYLVDRFRDRYPVDVVPGVPAFAAATATVPAPLVRQTDVLTVLPGTLPEPELARRLADTDGAVIMKLGRTFPAVRRALAAAGRLDGALYVERASQAEERWLPVAEVDADSVPYFSLVVVPGDSARPASAERMRGSAVWSQTAGSDPENVRFGTKPQPAELLVVGLGPGPDGWLTPEASAALAEVDHVVGYAPYVNRVPQRPGLQRHASGNTVEVDRARFALDLALRGERVAVVSGGDAGVFGMAAAVFEAAADPAHQEHATVPVRVLPGVSAVQAVAARAGAPIGADFAVVSLSDRLKPWPVVERRLRAIAEADLVLGVYNPASRSRREQVVEMQKILLEHRSPDTVVVVGRDVGRAEESLTTTTLGALDTDAIDMKCLLIIGASATRVEPNGSVWTPRWVD, from the coding sequence ATGACCCGGTCGACCGGTCGCTTCCACGTCGTCGGCATCGGTCCCGGCGACCCCGAGCTGATCACCCTCAAGGCCGCCCGGCTGATCGGCGCGGCCGCCGTCGTCGCCTTCCACGCCGGCGTACGCAAGGAGTCGCACGCCCGCCGGATCGCCGCCGACCTGATCCCCGCCGGCGTGGTCGAGGAGGAGCTGCGCTACCCGGTGACGACCGGGGCGACCGACCATCCCGGTGGGTACGTCGGCGCGCTGGCCGCCTTCTACGACGAGTGCGAGGCCCGGCTCGCCGCCCACCTCGACGCGGGACGCGACGTCGTCCTGCTCGCCGAGGGCGACCCGCTGTTCTACGGCTCGTCGATGTACCTCGTCGACCGCTTCCGCGACCGGTACCCGGTCGACGTGGTGCCCGGCGTCCCCGCCTTCGCCGCCGCCACCGCCACCGTCCCCGCACCCCTGGTCCGGCAGACCGACGTGCTGACCGTCCTGCCCGGCACCCTCCCCGAGCCCGAGCTGGCGCGCCGCCTCGCCGACACCGACGGCGCGGTGATCATGAAGCTCGGCCGCACCTTCCCCGCCGTCCGCCGTGCGCTCGCCGCCGCCGGCCGGCTCGACGGGGCGCTGTACGTCGAGCGGGCCTCCCAGGCCGAGGAGCGCTGGCTGCCCGTCGCCGAGGTCGACGCCGACTCGGTGCCGTACTTCTCGCTCGTCGTGGTCCCGGGTGACTCGGCGAGACCGGCTTCCGCTGAGCGGATGCGTGGGTCTGCGGTTTGGTCCCAAACCGCAGGTTCCGACCCCGAGAACGTGCGGTTTGGGACCAAACCGCAACCCGCGGAGCTCCTCGTCGTCGGCCTCGGCCCCGGCCCGGACGGCTGGCTGACCCCCGAGGCGAGCGCCGCGTTGGCCGAGGTCGACCACGTCGTCGGCTACGCGCCGTACGTCAACCGGGTGCCGCAGCGACCGGGGCTCCAGCGGCACGCCTCGGGCAACACGGTCGAGGTCGACCGGGCCCGGTTCGCGCTCGACCTCGCCCTCCGGGGCGAGCGGGTCGCCGTCGTCTCCGGGGGCGACGCCGGGGTGTTCGGGATGGCCGCCGCGGTCTTCGAGGCGGCCGCCGACCCCGCGCACCAGGAGCACGCCACGGTCCCGGTGCGGGTGCTGCCGGGGGTGAGCGCGGTCCAGGCCGTCGCCGCTCGGGCGGGCGCACCGATCGGTGCCGACTTCGCGGTCGTCAGCCTCTCGGACCGGCTCAAGCCGTGGCCGGTCGTCGAGCGCCGGCTGCGGGCGATCGCCGAGGCCGACCTGGTGCTCGGCGTCTACAACCCGGCGTCCCGCTCGCGTCGCGAGCAGGTCGTGGAGATGCAGAAGATCCTGCTGGAGCACCGCTCGCCCGACACCGTGGTCGTCGTGGGTCGCGACGTCGGCCGCGCCGAGGAGTCGCTGACGACGACCACCCTGGGTGCGCTCGACACCGACGCGATCGACATGAAGTGCCTGCTGATCATCGGCGCCTCCGCCACGCGGGTGGAGCCCAACGGCAGCGTCTGGACGCCGCGATGGGTGGACTGA
- a CDS encoding VWA domain-containing protein, whose amino-acid sequence MSLPTIQHFPFSAVVGADGPDGPDPMALALILTTIAPEVGGVLVRGEKGTAKSTIVRALAAVLPPVDERPVPLVELPIGATEDRVTGSINLESALAEGKAEYEPGLLAKAHRGILYVDEVNLLHDHLVDLLLDAAAMGRATVERDGVSMTHEARFVLVGTMNPEEGELRPQLLDRFGLTVEVAAPRDPALRAEVVRRRLAYDADPAGFAASYVAAEAALRTRIADAQALVGEVRLTDAGLLKIAEVCAAFDVDGLRADIVTARTAVAHAAWSGRAQVTLDDIRVAARLALPHRRRRKPFDAPGLDEDLLDQVLGEEDLPPEPDGPDGPDGPDGAPEPEPQGPAPEGESAADDTDGGPVDAPARDTAPPSGGGPESAGPESAGGSAPSSVADTGSAYRTRLLAVRGVGAGTAGRRSRARTSNGRRIGATTPERAGAGGGAIHLTETIRAAVRHQVARGRTSGRLLLEPADLRVAVREGRESNLVLFCVDASGSMAARRRMEQVKTAVLSLLLDAYQRRDKVGLVTFRGAAAEVALPPTHSVDAAAQRLAELPSGGRTPLAEGLLEAAHLLAVERTRDPQRRALLVVVTDGRATAGSDAVVRSRMAAGLLAEAGVASVVVDCEAGPMRMGLAAALAEHLGAEHVPIAEVSAEALVDVTRRAA is encoded by the coding sequence ATGAGCCTCCCCACGATCCAGCACTTCCCGTTCAGCGCCGTGGTCGGCGCCGACGGTCCCGACGGGCCCGACCCGATGGCCCTGGCCCTGATCCTGACCACGATCGCCCCCGAGGTCGGCGGGGTGCTGGTCCGCGGCGAGAAGGGCACCGCGAAGTCGACGATCGTGCGCGCGCTGGCGGCCGTGCTGCCGCCGGTCGACGAGCGGCCGGTGCCGCTCGTCGAGCTGCCGATCGGCGCGACCGAGGACCGGGTCACCGGCTCGATCAACCTGGAGAGCGCGCTCGCCGAGGGCAAGGCCGAGTACGAGCCCGGCCTGCTGGCCAAGGCGCACCGCGGCATCCTGTACGTCGACGAGGTCAACCTCCTCCACGACCACCTCGTCGACCTGCTGCTCGACGCCGCCGCGATGGGCCGCGCGACCGTGGAGCGCGACGGCGTCTCGATGACCCACGAGGCGCGGTTCGTGCTGGTCGGCACCATGAACCCCGAGGAGGGCGAGCTGCGCCCCCAGCTGCTCGACCGGTTCGGGCTGACCGTCGAGGTCGCCGCGCCCCGCGACCCGGCCCTGCGCGCCGAGGTGGTCCGCCGCCGGCTGGCCTACGACGCCGACCCCGCCGGCTTCGCCGCCTCCTACGTCGCCGCCGAGGCGGCCCTGCGCACGCGGATCGCCGACGCCCAGGCCCTCGTCGGCGAGGTCCGGCTCACCGACGCCGGGCTGCTCAAGATCGCCGAGGTGTGCGCGGCCTTCGACGTCGACGGACTGCGCGCCGACATCGTCACCGCCCGCACCGCCGTCGCGCACGCCGCCTGGTCCGGCCGCGCGCAGGTGACCCTCGACGACATCCGGGTCGCGGCCCGGCTGGCGCTGCCGCACCGACGCCGGCGCAAGCCGTTCGACGCGCCCGGACTGGACGAGGACCTGCTCGACCAGGTGCTCGGCGAGGAGGACCTGCCGCCGGAGCCGGACGGGCCGGACGGGCCGGACGGGCCGGACGGCGCGCCCGAGCCCGAGCCGCAGGGTCCGGCTCCGGAGGGCGAGAGCGCCGCGGACGACACCGACGGTGGCCCCGTCGACGCGCCCGCCCGCGACACCGCCCCGCCGAGCGGCGGCGGACCGGAGAGCGCCGGGCCGGAGAGCGCCGGGGGCAGCGCGCCGAGCAGCGTCGCCGACACCGGCTCGGCGTACCGCACCCGGCTGCTGGCCGTGCGCGGCGTCGGCGCCGGCACCGCCGGACGCCGCAGCCGGGCCCGCACCAGCAACGGCCGCCGGATCGGCGCGACCACGCCCGAACGGGCGGGCGCGGGCGGTGGCGCGATCCACCTGACCGAGACGATCCGGGCGGCGGTGCGCCACCAGGTCGCGCGCGGCCGGACGTCGGGGCGGCTGCTGCTGGAGCCCGCCGACCTGCGGGTCGCGGTCCGCGAGGGGCGGGAGTCGAACCTGGTGCTCTTCTGCGTCGACGCGTCCGGGTCGATGGCCGCGCGGCGACGGATGGAGCAGGTGAAGACGGCGGTGCTCAGCCTGCTGCTCGACGCCTACCAGCGCCGCGACAAGGTCGGCCTGGTCACCTTCCGCGGTGCGGCCGCCGAGGTGGCGCTGCCGCCCACCCACTCCGTCGACGCCGCCGCCCAGCGGCTGGCCGAGCTGCCGTCCGGCGGGCGCACCCCGCTCGCCGAGGGCCTGCTCGAGGCCGCGCACCTGCTCGCCGTCGAGCGCACCCGCGACCCGCAGCGCCGGGCCCTGCTCGTCGTCGTCACCGACGGTCGCGCGACCGCGGGGTCCGACGCGGTGGTCCGCTCGCGGATGGCCGCGGGGCTGCTGGCCGAGGCCGGCGTCGCCAGCGTGGTCGTCGACTGCGAGGCCGGGCCGATGCGGATGGGGCTGGCCGCCGCGCTGGCCGAGCACCTCGGCGCCGAGCACGTCCCGATCGCCGAGGTCAGCGCCGAGGCACTGGTCGACGTCACCCGGCGGGCCGCGTGA
- a CDS encoding CbtA family protein, whose protein sequence is MGTVPRDRSVLSPAAFLIRGLAVGLVAGLIAFVVAFAFGEPYVDDAIALEESAAAQPHTDKQHAEEPAGQDGMVEISRENQKSWGLLTGTLAIGAALGGLASLAAAAVLGRLGALSARGSTALVVLIGFVAVTLVPFAKYPATPPAVGSGDTIGGRTASYFGLLLVSVLAAIAVVVLANRLRQRYDGWTAAFIGAGCYLAVVSVAALLLPTVNELGDFPADTLWYFRRSSLLTLAALWASIGVGLTFLVGRLHDRAAADLARRSLAASL, encoded by the coding sequence ATGGGCACCGTTCCCAGGGACAGGTCTGTCCTCAGCCCGGCCGCCTTCCTGATCCGCGGACTCGCGGTGGGCCTGGTCGCCGGCCTGATCGCCTTCGTCGTGGCGTTCGCCTTCGGCGAGCCGTACGTCGACGACGCCATCGCGCTCGAGGAGTCGGCCGCCGCGCAGCCGCACACCGACAAGCAGCACGCCGAGGAGCCGGCCGGCCAGGACGGCATGGTCGAGATCTCGCGCGAGAACCAGAAGAGCTGGGGCCTGCTGACCGGCACCCTCGCCATCGGCGCGGCCCTCGGCGGCCTCGCCTCGCTCGCGGCGGCGGCCGTGCTCGGCCGGCTCGGCGCGCTGTCCGCGCGCGGGTCCACCGCGCTGGTGGTGCTGATCGGGTTCGTCGCGGTCACGCTGGTCCCGTTCGCGAAGTACCCGGCCACCCCGCCCGCGGTCGGCAGCGGCGACACGATCGGCGGTCGAACCGCGTCGTACTTCGGGCTGCTGCTGGTCTCGGTCCTGGCCGCCATCGCGGTGGTCGTGCTGGCCAACCGCCTGCGCCAGCGGTACGACGGCTGGACGGCCGCGTTCATCGGCGCCGGCTGCTATCTCGCCGTGGTGTCGGTGGCCGCGCTGCTGCTGCCGACGGTCAACGAGCTCGGCGACTTCCCGGCCGACACGCTGTGGTACTTCCGCCGCTCCTCGCTGCTCACCCTCGCCGCGTTGTGGGCGAGCATCGGCGTCGGCCTGACCTTCCTGGTCGGCCGGCTCCACGACCGCGCGGCGGCGGACCTCGCCCGCCGCTCGCTCGCCGCGAGCCTGTGA
- the cbiE gene encoding precorrin-6y C5,15-methyltransferase (decarboxylating) subunit CbiE, with protein sequence MGGLITVVGITADGHLPPAGRALVGSAEVLLGGERHLALIPSVPGQVRRPWPRPMAALADVLREHAGRSVVALASGDPLVSGIGTTLIRMLGADAVSVVPAVSSVSLARARMGWSAEESAVVTLVGRDVDALRRELAPGRRLLVLSSDEHTPAAVAAILGEAGFAATTIHVLGDLGGAAETHAVYPCPVPRLHVLALEVAGTGLASWATGLPDDAFEHDGQLTKRDARASALARLAPRPGDHLWDVGAGAGSVAVEWLRAHPLATATAVEGDPERAARIGRNASRLGVPRLEVVTGRAPDALAGLPGPDAVFVGGGATAAGLLDLCRERLAPGGRLVAHGVTLETERLLVDAFHAHGGELTRLAVEHVTPLGGRFTGWTPARAVVQWTWTKESTP encoded by the coding sequence ATGGGTGGACTGATCACCGTCGTCGGGATCACCGCCGACGGCCACCTGCCGCCCGCCGGCCGCGCGCTCGTCGGCAGTGCCGAGGTGCTGCTGGGGGGCGAGCGCCATCTCGCTCTGATTCCGTCCGTTCCCGGCCAAGTACGACGTCCCTGGCCGCGCCCGATGGCAGCCCTGGCCGACGTCCTGCGCGAGCACGCGGGCCGCTCCGTCGTGGCGCTGGCCTCCGGCGACCCCCTCGTCTCCGGCATCGGCACGACGCTGATCCGGATGCTCGGCGCGGACGCGGTGAGCGTCGTACCCGCCGTCTCGTCGGTGTCCCTCGCCCGCGCCCGGATGGGCTGGTCGGCCGAGGAGTCGGCAGTGGTCACCCTGGTCGGCCGTGACGTCGACGCGCTGCGCCGCGAGCTGGCGCCCGGGCGCCGGCTGCTGGTGCTGTCGTCCGACGAGCACACCCCGGCCGCCGTTGCCGCGATCCTGGGCGAGGCGGGCTTCGCCGCCACCACGATCCACGTGCTCGGCGACCTGGGCGGCGCGGCGGAGACCCACGCGGTCTACCCGTGCCCGGTCCCCCGGCTGCACGTGCTCGCGCTCGAGGTCGCCGGCACCGGTCTCGCCAGCTGGGCGACCGGCCTGCCCGACGACGCCTTCGAGCACGACGGCCAGCTGACCAAGCGCGACGCCCGCGCCAGCGCCCTCGCCCGGCTCGCCCCTCGGCCCGGCGACCACCTCTGGGACGTCGGCGCCGGGGCCGGCTCGGTCGCCGTCGAGTGGCTGCGCGCGCACCCGCTCGCCACCGCCACCGCCGTCGAGGGCGACCCGGAGCGCGCCGCGCGGATCGGGCGGAACGCGAGCCGGCTCGGCGTACCTCGCCTCGAGGTCGTCACCGGCCGGGCCCCCGACGCCCTCGCCGGCCTGCCCGGCCCCGACGCGGTCTTCGTCGGCGGCGGCGCCACCGCGGCCGGCCTGCTCGACCTGTGCCGCGAGCGGCTGGCCCCCGGCGGCCGGCTGGTCGCCCACGGCGTGACGCTGGAGACCGAACGGCTGCTCGTCGACGCCTTCCACGCCCACGGCGGCGAGCTGACCCGGCTCGCCGTCGAGCACGTCACCCCGCTCGGCGGGCGGTTCACCGGCTGGACGCCGGCCCGCGCCGTCGTGCAGTGGACCTGGACGAAGGAGAGCACCCCGTGA
- a CDS encoding cobalamin biosynthesis protein, with protein sequence MRAGRAAGLLLGYAADRLLADPRRGHPVAGFGRVAGVLERRMWRDERRTGVLYAGALVGGVVVLGVAAERTLPRTLGTAVATWAVLGGTSLDREAAAVSRLLAADRLPDARLQLTHLVGRDTRQLDEPEVVRATLESLAENTSDAVVAPLVWGAVAGVPGLVGYRAANTLDAMVGHRSARHERFGWAAARLDDLLNLPGSRLCAALATALGPDPRAAWRTWRRDAAGHPSPNAGPVEAAFAGALGIRLGGTNDYGGRVEHRAVMGEGPTPDRADLDRARVLARRVGAGAVLVAAAVARLGPRSR encoded by the coding sequence GTGAGGGCCGGGCGGGCTGCCGGACTCCTGCTCGGGTACGCCGCGGATCGGCTCCTCGCCGATCCGCGGCGGGGCCACCCGGTCGCGGGCTTCGGCCGGGTCGCCGGCGTGCTGGAGCGGCGGATGTGGCGCGACGAGCGCCGCACCGGCGTGCTGTACGCCGGCGCCCTGGTCGGCGGCGTGGTCGTGCTCGGCGTCGCGGCCGAGCGCACCCTGCCCCGGACCCTCGGCACCGCCGTCGCCACCTGGGCGGTGCTCGGTGGCACCTCCCTGGACCGCGAGGCGGCCGCGGTCTCCCGGCTCCTCGCCGCCGACCGGCTGCCGGACGCCCGCCTGCAGCTCACCCATCTGGTCGGCCGCGACACCCGGCAGCTCGACGAGCCCGAGGTGGTCCGGGCCACCTTGGAGTCGCTCGCCGAGAACACCTCCGACGCGGTGGTCGCGCCGCTCGTGTGGGGGGCCGTGGCCGGCGTACCGGGACTGGTGGGCTACCGCGCCGCCAACACCCTCGACGCGATGGTCGGCCACCGCAGCGCCCGCCACGAGCGGTTCGGCTGGGCGGCCGCGCGGCTCGACGACCTGCTCAACCTGCCCGGCTCCCGGCTGTGCGCCGCGCTCGCGACTGCGCTCGGGCCCGATCCGCGCGCGGCCTGGCGGACCTGGCGTCGCGACGCGGCCGGCCACCCCAGCCCGAACGCCGGGCCGGTCGAGGCCGCCTTCGCCGGTGCGCTCGGGATCCGGCTCGGCGGCACCAACGACTACGGCGGCCGGGTCGAGCACCGGGCGGTCATGGGCGAGGGGCCCACGCCCGACCGGGCCGACCTGGACCGGGCCCGGGTCCTCGCGCGCCGGGTCGGGGCCGGCGCCGTGCTCGTCGCCGCGGCCGTCGCCCGCCTTGGCCCTAGGTCCCGATGA
- the bluB gene encoding 5,6-dimethylbenzimidazole synthase produces the protein MSALTADLYDVIERRRDVRAEFTGAPVADDVLHRVLAAAHRAPSVGMSQPWDFVLVRDSGLRRTFRDHVAAERDGFAASLPPERRATFDRIKVEGICESSLGVVVTHSQARGGPHVLGRHAISDAGLYSTVLAIQNLWLAATAEGLGLGWVSFYREDFLRELLGIPAGVRPVAWLCLGTVSHLETVPDLERHGWRSRRPLADAIHENTWQTKETDHA, from the coding sequence GTGAGCGCCCTCACCGCCGACCTGTACGACGTCATCGAGCGCCGCCGCGACGTCCGCGCCGAGTTCACCGGGGCGCCGGTGGCCGACGACGTGCTGCACCGGGTGCTCGCCGCCGCGCACCGCGCGCCCAGCGTGGGGATGAGCCAGCCGTGGGACTTCGTGCTGGTGCGCGACTCGGGGCTGCGTCGTACCTTCCGCGATCATGTCGCCGCCGAGCGCGACGGCTTCGCCGCCTCGCTGCCGCCCGAGCGGCGCGCGACCTTCGACCGGATCAAGGTGGAGGGGATCTGCGAGTCCTCGCTGGGCGTCGTGGTCACCCACAGCCAGGCCCGCGGCGGCCCGCACGTGCTCGGCCGGCACGCGATCTCCGACGCCGGTCTCTACTCGACCGTGCTGGCGATCCAGAACCTCTGGCTCGCCGCGACCGCCGAGGGCCTCGGCCTGGGCTGGGTGTCCTTCTACCGCGAGGACTTCCTGCGGGAGCTGCTGGGGATCCCGGCCGGCGTACGACCGGTCGCGTGGCTGTGCCTGGGGACCGTGAGCCACCTGGAGACCGTGCCCGACCTGGAGCGGCACGGCTGGCGCTCGCGCCGGCCGCTCGCCGACGCCATCCACGAGAACACCTGGCAGACGAAGGAGACCGACCATGCCTGA
- the cobO gene encoding cob(I)yrinic acid a,c-diamide adenosyltransferase, translating to MPEGQPLVVPDDGLTTRQRRNRPLVMVHTGDGKGKSTAAFGLALRGWNQGWDIGVFQFVKSAKWRLGEQTAFEKLPPGNGTVEWHKMGSGWSWSRKAGSEEDHAADAAEGWAEIKRRIAAEQHDLYLLDEFTYPINWGWVDIDDVVETLANRPGHQHVVITGRRADPKLVELADLVTEMTKVKHPMDAGQKGQKGIEW from the coding sequence ATGCCTGAGGGCCAGCCGCTCGTCGTACCGGACGACGGGCTCACCACCCGCCAGCGCCGCAACCGGCCACTGGTGATGGTGCACACCGGCGACGGCAAGGGGAAGTCGACGGCCGCGTTCGGGTTGGCGCTGCGCGGCTGGAACCAGGGCTGGGACATCGGGGTGTTCCAGTTCGTGAAGTCGGCGAAGTGGCGCCTCGGCGAGCAGACGGCGTTCGAGAAGCTGCCGCCCGGGAATGGCACCGTCGAGTGGCACAAGATGGGCTCCGGCTGGTCCTGGTCGCGCAAGGCCGGGTCCGAGGAGGATCACGCCGCGGACGCCGCCGAGGGCTGGGCTGAGATCAAGCGCCGGATCGCGGCCGAGCAGCACGACCTGTACCTGCTCGACGAGTTCACCTACCCGATCAACTGGGGCTGGGTCGACATCGACGACGTGGTGGAGACGCTGGCGAACCGCCCCGGCCACCAGCATGTCGTGATCACCGGTCGCCGGGCCGACCCGAAGCTGGTCGAGCTCGCCGACCTGGTCACCGAGATGACCAAGGTCAAGCACCCGATGGACGCCGGCCAGAAGGGCCAGAAGGGCATCGAGTGGTGA
- a CDS encoding SDR family oxidoreductase, with protein sequence MSLVVTGATGHLGRHVIAALLDQGVPADQVVALGRDEERLAGLAALGVTTRQVDYADAEGLAAAFAGADRVLFISGSEVGQRLPQHQNVVDAARSAGVGLLAYTSIPHADTSGLALAVEHRATEEAILASGLPHTFLRNSWYLENYTDQLPTYAEHGTVLGAARDGRVSAATRADFAVAAAAALLLEQPKAVYELGGAGFSLEELATTVGEVLGKEVTYTDLPADELTAALVGAGLPEPFAATLADADLGLARGELYVEPTDLEELLGRPATSLEDALRAAL encoded by the coding sequence ATGTCCCTCGTCGTCACCGGAGCCACCGGCCACCTCGGCCGCCACGTCATCGCCGCCCTGCTCGACCAGGGCGTCCCGGCCGACCAGGTGGTCGCGCTGGGTCGCGACGAGGAGCGGCTCGCCGGGCTGGCCGCCCTCGGCGTCACCACCCGCCAGGTCGACTACGCCGACGCCGAGGGCCTCGCCGCCGCCTTCGCGGGCGCCGACCGGGTGCTCTTCATCTCGGGCAGCGAGGTCGGCCAGCGCCTGCCCCAGCACCAGAACGTCGTCGACGCGGCGCGGTCGGCCGGCGTCGGGCTCCTGGCCTACACGAGCATCCCGCACGCCGACACCTCCGGCCTCGCGCTGGCCGTCGAGCACCGGGCCACCGAGGAGGCGATCCTCGCGTCCGGGCTGCCCCACACCTTCCTGCGCAACAGCTGGTATCTCGAGAACTACACCGACCAGCTCCCGACGTACGCCGAGCACGGCACCGTCCTCGGCGCCGCCCGCGACGGCCGGGTCAGCGCCGCCACCCGCGCCGACTTCGCCGTGGCCGCGGCCGCCGCGCTCCTGCTCGAGCAGCCGAAGGCCGTCTACGAGCTCGGCGGCGCCGGGTTCAGCCTCGAGGAGCTCGCCACGACCGTCGGCGAGGTGCTCGGCAAGGAGGTCACCTACACCGACCTCCCCGCCGACGAGCTCACCGCGGCCCTGGTCGGCGCCGGCCTGCCGGAGCCGTTCGCCGCGACCCTCGCGGACGCCGACCTCGGCCTGGCCCGCGGCGAGCTGTACGTCGAGCCCACCGACCTCGAGGAGCTGCTCGGCCGCCCGGCGACCTCGCTGGAGGACGCGCTGCGCGCCGCGCTCTGA